The Piliocolobus tephrosceles isolate RC106 chromosome 2, ASM277652v3, whole genome shotgun sequence genome window below encodes:
- the SLITRK3 gene encoding SLIT and NTRK-like protein 3 has product MKPSIAEMLHRGRMLWIILLSTIALGWTTPIPLIEDSEEIDEPCFDPCYCEVKESLFHIHCDSKGFTNISQIAEFWSRPFKLYLQRNSMRKLYTNSFLHLNNAVSINLGNNALQDIQTGAFNGLKILKRLYLHENKLDVFRNDTFLGLESLEYLQADYNVIKRIESGAFRNLSKLRVLILNDNLIPMLPTNLFKAVSLTHLDLRGNRLKVLFYRGMLDHIGRSLMELQLEENPWNCTCEIVQLKSWLERIPYTALVGDITCETPFHFHGKDLREIKKTELCPLLSDSEVEASLGIPHLSSSKENAWPTKPSSMLSSVHFTASSVEYKSSNKQPKPTKQPRTPRPPSTSQALYPGPNQPPIAPYQTRPPIPIICPTGCTCNLHINDLGLTVNCKERGFNNISELLPRPLNAKKLYLSSNLIQKIYRSDFWNFSSLDLLHLGNNRISYVQDGAFINLPNLKSLFLNGNDIEKLTPGMFRGLQSLHYLYFEFNVIREIQPAAFSLMPNLKLLFLNNNLLRTLPTDAFAGTSLARLNLRKNYFLYLPVAGVLEHLNAIVQIDLNENPWDCTCDLVPFKQWIETISSVSVVGDVLCRSPENLTHRDVRTIELEVLCPEMLHVAPAGASPAQPGDSHLIGAPTSASPYEFSPPGGPVPLSVLILSLLVLFFSAVFVAAGLFAYVLRRRRKKLPFRSKRQEGVDLTGIQMQCHRLFEDGGGGGGGSGGGGRPTLSSPEKAPPVGHVYEYIPHPVTQMCNNPIYKPREEEEVAVSSAQEAGSAERGGPGTQPPGMGEALLGSEQFAETPKENHSNYRTLLEKEKEWALAVSSSQLNTIVTVNHHHPHPHHPAVGGVSGVVGGTGGDLTGFRHHEKNGGVVLFPPGGGCGGGSMLLDRERPQPTPCTVGFVDCLYGTVPKLKELHVHPPGMQYPDLQQDARLKETLLFSAGKGFTDHQTQKSDYLELRAKLQTKPDYLEVLEKTTYRF; this is encoded by the coding sequence ATGAAACCTTCCATAGCTGAGATGCTTCACAGAGGAAGGATGTTGTGGATAATTCTTCTAAGCACAATTGCTCTAGGATGGACTACCCCGATTCCCCTAATAGAGGACTCAGAGGAAATAGATGAGCCCTGTTTTGATCCATGCTACTGTGAAGTTAAAGAAAGCCTCTTTCATATACATTGTGACAGTAAAGGATTTACAAATATTAGTCAGATTGCCGAGTTCTGGTCAAGACCTTTTAAACTGTATCTGCAGAGGAATTCTATGAGGAAATTATACACCAACAGTTTTCTTCATTTGAATAATGCTGTGTCTATTAATCTTGGGAACAATGCATTGCAGGACATTCAGACTGGAGCTTTCAATGGTCTTAAGATTTTAAAGAGACTATATCTACATGAAAACAAACTAGATGTCTTCAGAAATGACACCTTCCTTGGCTTAGAAAGTCTAGAATATCTGCAGGCAGATTACAATGTCATTAAACGTATTGAGAGTGGGGCATTTCGGAACCTAAGTAAATTGAGGGTTCTGATTTTAAATGATAATCTCATCCCCATGCTTCCGACCAATTTATTTAAGGCTGTCTCTTTAACCCATCTGGACCTACGTGGAAATAGGTTAAAGGTTCTTTTTTACCGAGGAATGCTAGATCACATTGGCAGAAGCCTGATGGAACTCCAGCTGGAAGAAAACCCTTGGAACTGTACATGTGAAATTGTACAACTGAAGAGTTGGCTGGAACGCATTCCTTATACTGCCCTGGTGGGAGACATTACCTGTGAGACCCCTTTCCATTTCCATGGAAAGGACCTACGAGAAATCAAGAAGACAGAACTCTGTCCTTTGTTGTCTGACTCTGAGGTAGAGGCTAGTTTGGGAATTCCACATTTGTCATCAAGTAAGGAGAATGCATGGCCAACTAAGCCTTCCTCAATGCTATCCTCTGTCCATTTTACTGCTTCTTCTGTTGAATACAAGTCCTCAAATAAACAGCCTAAGCCCACCAAACAGCCTCGAACACCAAggccaccctccacctcccaagctttATATCCTGGTCCAAACCAGCCTCCCATTGCTCCTTATCAGACCAGACCACCAATCCCCATTATATGCCCCACTGGGTGTACCTGTAATTTGCACATCAATGACCTTGGTTTGACTGTCAACTGCAAAGAGCGAGGATTTAATAACATTTCTGAACTTCTTCCAAGGCCCTTGAATGCCAAGAAACTGTATCTGAGTAGCAATCTGATTCAGAAAATATACCgttctgatttttggaatttttcttcCTTGGATCTCTTGCATCTGGGGAACAATCGCATTTCCTATGTCCAAGATGGGGCCTTTATCAACTTGCCCAACTTAAAGAGCCTCTTTCTTAATGGTAACGATATAGAGAAGCTGACACCAGGCATGTTCCGAGGCCTACAGAGTTTGCACTACTTGTACTTTGAGTTCAATGTCATCCGGGAAATCCAGCCTGCAGCCTTCAGTCTCATGCCCAACTTGAAGCTGCTATTCCTCAATAATAACTTGCTGAGGACCCTGCCAACGGACGCCTTCGCAGGCACATCCCTGGCCCGGCTCAACCTGAGGAAGAACTACTTCCTCTATCTTCCCGTGGCTGGTGTCCTGGAACACTTGAACGCCATTGTCCAGATAGACCTCAATGAGAATCCTTGGGACTGCACTTGTGACCTGGTCCCCTTTAAACAGTGGATCGAAACCATCAGCTCAGTCAGTGTGGTTGGTGATGTGCTTTGCAGGAGCCCTGAGAATCTCACTCACCGTGATGTGCGCACTATTGAGCTGGAAGTTCTTTGCCCAGAGATGCTGCACGTTGCACCAGCTGGAGCATCCCCAGCACAGCCTGGAGATTCCCACCTTATTGGGGCACCAACCAGTGCATCACCTTATGAGTTTTCTCCTCCTGGGGGCCCTGTGCCACTTTCTGTGTTAATTCTCAGCCTTCTGGTTCTGTTTTTCTCAGCAGTCTTTGTTGCTGCAGGCCTCTTTGCCTACGTGCTCCGAAGGCGTCGAAAGAAGCTGCCCTTCAGAAGCAAGAGACAGGAAGGTGTGGACCTTACTGGCATCCAAATGCAATGCCACCGGCTGTTTGAggatggtggaggtggtggtggtggaagtgGGGGTGGAGGTCGACCAACTCTTTCCTCTCCAGAGAAGGCCCCTCCTGTGGGTCATGTGTATGAATACATCCCCCACCCAGTTACCCAAATGTGCAACAACCCCATCTACAAGCCTcgtgaggaggaggaggtggctgtTTCATCAGCCCAAGAAGCAGGAAGTGCAGAACGTGGGGGTCCAGGGACACAACCACCGGGAATGGGTGAGGCTCTCCTAGGAAGTGAGCAGTTTGCTGAGACACCCAAGGAGAACCATAGTAACTACCGGACCTTGctggaaaaagagaaggagtGGGCCCTGGCAGTGTCCAGCTCCCAGCTTAACACCATAGTGACGGTGAATCACCATCACCCTCACCCTCACCACCCAGCAGTTGGTGGGGTTTCAGGAGTAGTTGGGGGAACTGGGGGAGACTTGACAGGGTTCCGCCACCATGAGAAAAATGGTGGGGTGGTGCTGTTTCCTCCCGGGGGAGGATGTGGTGGTGGCAGTATGCTACTAGACCGAGAGAGGCCACAGCCTACCCCCTGCACAGTGGGATTTGTGGACTGTCTCTATGGAACAGTGCCCAAATTAAAGGAACTGCACGTGCACCCTCCTGGCATGCAATACCCAGACTTACAGCAGGACGCCAGGCTCAAAGAAACCCTTCTCTTCTCGGCTGGAAAGGGCTTCACAGACCACCAAACCCAAAAAAGTGATTACCTCGAGTTAAGGGCCAAACTTCAAACCAAGCCGGATTACCTCGAAGTCCTGGAGAAGACAACATATAGGTTctaa